In Gordonia iterans, the following proteins share a genomic window:
- the thpD gene encoding ectoine hydroxylase — protein MTISIADTYRTRLPEVSEVVTRPDPTVWNDQAPGPLTGRQLAAYGERGFHTAQSVLGDSDIARCLGEVDSVTRRLGDDERIVRERSNGEVRSVFAIHQLSEAIAEIFARDEIAGVARQILDDDVYIHQSRINLKPGFSGGPFYWHSDFETWHAEDGMPAPRALSVSLALTPNYSSNGALMIIPGSHKRFVPCVGETPEGYHRESLVSYRPAFGTPDEADVTALADEFGIDLITGPAGSALYFDSNCMHASSGNITPYPRSNLFVVFNAVSNALREPFAAAAPRPDHLAHRA, from the coding sequence GTGACCATCAGCATCGCCGATACCTACCGCACCCGGCTGCCCGAAGTCTCCGAGGTCGTGACCCGGCCCGATCCCACCGTGTGGAACGACCAAGCACCGGGTCCCCTCACCGGCCGGCAGCTGGCCGCCTATGGCGAGCGCGGCTTTCACACCGCTCAGTCGGTTCTCGGCGACAGCGACATCGCGCGCTGTCTCGGCGAGGTCGACTCGGTGACGCGTCGCCTGGGCGACGACGAGCGCATCGTCCGCGAGCGCTCCAACGGCGAGGTCCGCTCGGTTTTCGCCATCCACCAGCTGAGCGAGGCGATCGCCGAGATCTTCGCCCGCGACGAGATCGCCGGTGTCGCCCGGCAGATCCTCGACGACGACGTCTACATCCATCAGAGCCGGATCAACCTCAAGCCGGGCTTCTCCGGCGGCCCCTTCTACTGGCATTCGGACTTCGAAACCTGGCACGCCGAGGACGGCATGCCCGCGCCGCGCGCGCTCAGCGTCTCACTGGCACTGACGCCGAACTACAGCAGCAACGGCGCCCTGATGATCATCCCCGGCTCGCACAAGCGGTTCGTGCCGTGCGTCGGCGAGACCCCGGAGGGCTATCACCGCGAATCGCTCGTCTCGTATCGTCCAGCGTTCGGCACGCCGGACGAAGCAGACGTGACCGCCCTCGCCGACGAGTTCGGGATCGACCTGATCACCGGACCGGCCGGATCGGCGCTCTACTTCGACTCGAACTGCATGCACGCATCCTCTGGCAACATCACGCCCTACCCGCGCAGCAACCTCTTCGTCGTCTTCAACGCGGTATCGAACGCGCTGCGCGAGCCGTTCGCAGCAGCCGCGCCGCGCCCAGACCACCTGGCGCACCGGGCGTAA
- a CDS encoding TetR/AcrR family transcriptional regulator C-terminal domain-containing protein yields MARVPLTVERVIDAAVAVADRGGLSAVSMRNVGKELGVEAMSLYHHVANKDALLDALADRVFAQIELPEPDDDWRRGMERRASSARAVLNAHPWALALMDSRSVPGPALLKHHDAVIGCLRRDCFSNALTARAFSVIDAYVYGFALIEQNLPFDSAGDGAVGLAADVSVMLAPYPHMAEFVAEIASPGDYTYAAEFDHGLAIILDQLAVLRASS; encoded by the coding sequence GTGGCGCGGGTACCGCTGACCGTCGAACGAGTGATCGATGCGGCCGTCGCGGTGGCGGACCGCGGCGGATTGTCCGCGGTCAGCATGCGCAACGTCGGCAAGGAGCTCGGGGTGGAAGCGATGTCGCTCTACCACCACGTCGCCAACAAGGACGCGCTGCTCGACGCGCTCGCCGACCGAGTGTTCGCGCAGATCGAACTGCCTGAGCCGGACGACGACTGGCGGCGGGGGATGGAGCGTCGAGCCTCGTCGGCGCGGGCGGTGCTCAACGCCCACCCGTGGGCGCTCGCGCTGATGGACTCGCGGAGTGTGCCGGGACCTGCGCTACTGAAGCACCATGACGCGGTGATCGGCTGCCTGCGCCGCGACTGCTTCTCGAATGCCTTGACGGCTCGGGCATTCTCGGTCATCGACGCCTACGTGTACGGGTTCGCACTCATCGAGCAGAACCTGCCGTTCGACTCGGCGGGCGACGGGGCCGTCGGCCTCGCCGCGGACGTGTCCGTGATGCTCGCGCCGTATCCGCACATGGCCGAGTTCGTCGCCGAGATCGCTTCTCCCGGCGACTACACGTACGCTGCCGAGTTCGACCACGGCCTGGCCATCATCCTCGATCAGCTCGCCGTGTTGCGTGCGTCGTCGTAG
- a CDS encoding M24 family metallopeptidase, translating into MAHVDGSRFESQVYAGRLARAAELTAAAGLDAIVVGTGPDLRYLTGMEADTFERFTALIVPASGRPHLVTPRLELASVRASAIGDLGVPVRDWVDGADPYALALADLGADPALAVSDALPALHVIPLADRTGVPVRLATPVLRELRMIKDAAELDALRAAGAAIDRVHARMAQWLRPGRTETDVAADLAAALVEEGHTRAEFVIVGSGPNGADPHHEHSDRVIEPHDVVVIDIGGPVGAGYNSDSTRTYCFGPPEPEVAAAYDALERAQAAAVAAVRPGATAESVDAAARLVLAEAGLAEHFIHRTGHGIGLSVHEEPYIVEGNTEPLRPGMAFSVEPGVYFPGSWGARIEDIVVLTDDGAEPVNTRPHGLTVLPASRPADVEQ; encoded by the coding sequence ATGGCTCATGTCGACGGCTCCCGATTCGAATCCCAGGTCTACGCCGGACGTCTGGCACGGGCGGCCGAACTCACCGCCGCGGCCGGACTCGATGCGATCGTCGTGGGCACCGGCCCCGATCTGCGCTATCTGACCGGCATGGAGGCCGACACCTTCGAACGCTTCACCGCCCTGATCGTCCCGGCGTCGGGACGTCCGCACCTGGTGACCCCGCGCCTGGAACTCGCATCAGTCCGCGCCTCGGCCATCGGCGATCTCGGTGTTCCGGTCCGGGACTGGGTCGACGGCGCCGACCCCTATGCGCTCGCCCTCGCCGATCTGGGCGCCGATCCCGCGCTCGCCGTCTCCGATGCGCTGCCCGCACTGCACGTGATCCCGCTGGCCGACCGGACAGGCGTTCCGGTCCGTCTCGCGACCCCGGTGCTGCGGGAACTCCGAATGATCAAGGACGCCGCCGAACTCGATGCACTGCGCGCCGCCGGGGCCGCGATCGACCGGGTCCATGCGCGGATGGCGCAGTGGCTCCGGCCCGGGCGCACCGAAACCGACGTGGCCGCCGACCTCGCCGCGGCCCTCGTCGAGGAGGGTCACACCCGTGCTGAATTCGTCATCGTCGGCTCGGGCCCGAACGGCGCCGATCCGCATCACGAGCACTCGGACCGGGTGATCGAGCCGCACGACGTGGTGGTGATCGACATCGGCGGCCCGGTGGGCGCAGGGTACAACTCCGACTCCACCCGGACCTATTGCTTCGGCCCGCCGGAGCCGGAAGTGGCCGCGGCCTACGACGCGCTGGAGCGCGCACAGGCCGCCGCCGTCGCCGCGGTCCGCCCGGGTGCCACCGCCGAGAGCGTCGACGCCGCCGCCCGCCTGGTCCTGGCCGAGGCCGGTCTGGCCGAGCATTTCATACACCGCACCGGACACGGCATCGGCCTGTCGGTGCACGAGGAGCCGTACATCGTCGAGGGCAACACCGAACCGTTGCGGCCGGGTATGGCGTTCTCGGTGGAACCGGGCGTGTACTTCCCCGGGAGTTGGGGTGCCCGCATCGAAGACATCGTCGTGCTGACCGACGACGGCGCCGAACCGGTGAACACGCGTCCGCACGGACTGACCGTGCTCCCGGCGTCCCGTCCCGCCGATGTGGAACAGTGA
- a CDS encoding precorrin-2 C(20)-methyltransferase produces MTENARAGKLWGIGLGPGDPELVTVKAARIISAAPVVAYHCARHGNSIARSVAAPYLGDGQIEERLMYPLTVETTDHPGGYPGAMADFYAESAELLAGHLAAGRDVVLLAEGDPLFFSSYMHMHKRLADRFEAEIVPGVTSVSAASAALGIPLVEGEETLTVLPGTADSAELIAHFRSGEALAVMKLGRTFGKVYDALIEAGRIDEAWYVERASTSRQRIEKVVDVDPETVPYFSLIVVPGRRNNPLAGVLSTRSSASASDRLKELEHTATTDTPPPRTEPEHAATTDTPTPLVEPVRNAVTNRVETRPGEVVVVGLGPGPADQTTPQVAAELAAATDLVGYDTYLRRLTPRPGQRIHASDNRVEAQRAEFALDLAARGARVAVVSSGDPGVFAMATAVVEAAADPAHHDVPVRVVPGVSAAQAVAAAVGAPIGHDFAILSLSDLLKPWSVIEDRIQHAVAADLVFAVYNPASTKRTEQIVAFRDLLAELVPADRVLVQGRDVGGSGEQLRLLTVAEFDPSTVDMRTLLIVGSSQTRIVRRAGGDLVYTPRTYPTGT; encoded by the coding sequence GTGACCGAAAACGCGAGAGCGGGCAAGCTCTGGGGAATCGGCCTTGGGCCCGGGGATCCCGAGCTGGTGACCGTCAAGGCCGCACGGATCATCTCCGCCGCACCTGTGGTCGCCTATCACTGTGCGCGCCACGGTAACTCGATCGCCCGATCAGTCGCTGCACCCTACCTGGGAGACGGCCAGATCGAGGAGCGGCTGATGTACCCGCTCACGGTGGAGACCACTGACCATCCCGGCGGGTACCCGGGCGCCATGGCCGACTTCTACGCCGAGAGCGCCGAACTACTGGCCGGACATCTGGCCGCCGGTCGCGACGTGGTGCTGCTGGCCGAGGGCGATCCGCTGTTCTTCAGTTCGTACATGCATATGCACAAGCGCCTTGCTGATCGCTTCGAGGCGGAGATCGTGCCCGGCGTCACCTCGGTCAGTGCCGCCTCGGCGGCGCTAGGCATCCCGCTGGTAGAGGGCGAAGAAACGCTCACGGTGCTGCCCGGGACTGCCGATTCCGCCGAGCTGATCGCGCATTTCAGGTCGGGTGAGGCCCTCGCGGTGATGAAGCTCGGCCGGACCTTCGGCAAGGTGTACGACGCCCTGATCGAGGCGGGTCGCATCGACGAGGCATGGTACGTCGAGCGCGCGTCGACGAGCCGTCAGCGCATCGAGAAGGTGGTCGACGTCGATCCGGAGACGGTGCCGTACTTCTCGCTGATCGTCGTTCCCGGCCGGCGCAACAATCCACTGGCGGGGGTCCTTTCGACGCGGTCCTCGGCTAGCGCCTCGGACCGGCTCAAGGAGCTGGAGCACACCGCGACCACCGACACGCCCCCTCCGCGCACAGAGCCGGAGCATGCCGCGACCACCGACACCCCAACCCCGCTCGTTGAGCCGGTGAGGAACGCAGTGACGAACCGTGTCGAAACGCGTCCCGGCGAGGTGGTCGTCGTGGGTCTCGGTCCCGGCCCGGCCGACCAGACCACTCCGCAGGTGGCCGCGGAACTGGCTGCCGCCACCGACCTCGTCGGATACGACACGTACCTGCGCCGGCTGACGCCGCGACCCGGCCAGCGAATCCACGCGAGCGACAACCGCGTCGAGGCTCAGCGGGCCGAGTTCGCCCTCGATCTCGCCGCACGCGGCGCGCGAGTCGCGGTGGTCTCGTCCGGCGACCCCGGGGTCTTCGCGATGGCCACCGCCGTCGTCGAGGCCGCCGCGGATCCGGCCCATCACGACGTTCCAGTCCGCGTGGTCCCCGGCGTCAGCGCGGCTCAGGCAGTCGCGGCCGCCGTCGGCGCGCCGATCGGACACGACTTCGCGATCCTGTCGCTCTCGGACCTGCTCAAGCCGTGGTCGGTGATCGAGGACCGTATCCAGCACGCGGTCGCCGCCGACCTGGTGTTCGCGGTGTACAACCCGGCCTCGACCAAACGGACCGAGCAGATCGTGGCTTTCCGGGACCTGCTCGCCGAGCTGGTCCCCGCCGACCGCGTGCTGGTGCAGGGACGCGACGTCGGCGGTTCTGGCGAGCAGCTGCGCCTGCTGACCGTCGCCGAGTTCGATCCGTCCACCGTCGACATGCGCACTCTCCTGATCGTCGGCTCGTCGCAGACCCGGATCGTCCGTCGTGCGGGCGGCGACCTGGTGTACACCCCGCGGACGTACCCGACGGGCACCTGA
- a CDS encoding NAD(P)-dependent alcohol dehydrogenase — MRAVSIPHYGPPDCVQIVDLPRPAPKKGQMLIHVEAAAVSSGDARIRSGRFPRGFTIPGRLVLGVRGPRRPVLGGAFAGRVVECGDGVEDAAPGDRVAGLNGVRMGAHAELLAAPSSSTAPIPREVRSEDAAAAMFGGSTALYLLRQKANLGAGERILVNGASGSVGSAAVQLAKHLGADVTAVTSAGNAALVTRLGADRVIDYTATPLSGVSERFDVVLDAVGNLTRADAARLCTDDGRLVLAVADLADTILARGRVIAGTVRERPEDFRYVLDLVAKGAFDPLTTVVGGLDSAAEAYRRVDSGRKVGNLVIVP, encoded by the coding sequence ATGAGAGCCGTCAGCATTCCGCACTACGGTCCGCCCGACTGCGTACAGATCGTCGACCTCCCCCGCCCGGCCCCGAAGAAGGGGCAGATGTTGATCCACGTCGAGGCGGCCGCGGTCTCCTCCGGTGACGCCCGGATTCGCAGCGGCCGGTTTCCCCGTGGCTTCACGATTCCCGGCAGGCTGGTGCTCGGCGTGCGCGGGCCGCGCAGGCCGGTGCTGGGCGGTGCCTTCGCCGGTCGCGTCGTCGAATGCGGCGACGGCGTCGAGGACGCGGCGCCCGGTGATCGGGTCGCCGGCCTGAACGGAGTCCGGATGGGCGCTCATGCGGAGTTGCTGGCGGCGCCGTCGTCGTCGACCGCCCCGATCCCCCGCGAGGTGCGCTCGGAGGACGCCGCGGCCGCGATGTTCGGCGGCTCCACGGCGCTGTATCTGCTGCGCCAGAAGGCGAACCTCGGCGCCGGTGAGCGCATCCTGGTCAACGGCGCGTCCGGATCGGTCGGCAGCGCCGCCGTCCAGCTGGCGAAGCACCTCGGCGCCGACGTCACGGCCGTCACCAGCGCAGGTAACGCCGCGCTCGTCACCCGACTCGGGGCGGATCGGGTGATCGACTACACCGCCACACCGCTGTCCGGTGTCTCCGAGCGGTTCGACGTCGTCCTGGATGCGGTCGGGAATCTCACGCGCGCCGACGCCGCCCGGCTCTGCACGGACGACGGTCGACTGGTCCTCGCAGTGGCAGATCTGGCCGACACGATCCTGGCCCGCGGCCGGGTGATCGCCGGGACCGTCCGGGAGCGCCCGGAGGACTTCCGGTATGTGCTCGATCTCGTGGCGAAGGGGGCGTTCGACCCGCTGACCACCGTGGTCGGAGGACTCGACTCGGCCGCGGAGGCGTACCGGCGGGTGGATTCCGGCCGCAAAGTCGGCAACCTCGTGATCGTGCCGTGA
- the cbiE gene encoding precorrin-6y C5,15-methyltransferase (decarboxylating) subunit CbiE: MTHFVVVGIGADGWDGLSGHAQAELRSAERIHGSARQLALLPDGVAAETIPWESPMSEHLDRVLADESMDTVHLLASGDPMFHGLAASVVRAIGADRVTVFGSSSSVSLAAARLGWDLARTEVRSLVTGEAESLIPALTDGARILVLSRNAESPDQVAGLLRRKGFGWSTLTVLGDLGGVDESVVRGLARSWNVPEVPALNILAIECVGPARTRAPGLPDADYVNDGQLTKQPIRAITVCALAPADGQLLWDVGAGSGSVAIEWLLQTRSGRAIAFESHPERADRIRVNAREHGVAERLTVAGAAPAALYGAPDPDTIFLGGGLDAELLDTCWEALSAGGRLVANAVTLETERLLVAAREERGGELVRLSLERAGALGSMTAWRPALPVVQWTVDR; encoded by the coding sequence ATGACCCACTTCGTCGTCGTCGGAATCGGAGCCGACGGATGGGACGGGCTGAGCGGACACGCACAGGCCGAGCTGCGCAGCGCCGAGCGGATCCACGGCTCGGCCAGACAACTAGCCCTGTTGCCGGACGGTGTTGCGGCGGAGACGATTCCGTGGGAGTCGCCGATGTCGGAGCACCTGGATCGAGTGCTGGCCGACGAGTCCATGGACACCGTGCATCTGCTGGCGAGCGGTGACCCGATGTTCCACGGGCTGGCGGCGAGTGTGGTCCGGGCGATCGGCGCCGACCGGGTGACCGTATTCGGATCGTCGTCGTCGGTGTCGCTGGCGGCGGCCCGGCTGGGTTGGGACCTGGCTCGGACAGAGGTGCGCAGCCTGGTCACCGGGGAGGCGGAGAGCCTGATCCCCGCGCTGACCGACGGCGCGCGGATCCTGGTGCTGTCGAGAAACGCGGAGTCGCCCGATCAGGTCGCAGGACTACTGCGGCGCAAGGGCTTCGGCTGGTCCACTCTCACCGTCCTCGGCGATCTCGGGGGAGTGGACGAGTCGGTGGTGCGCGGCCTGGCCCGTAGCTGGAACGTGCCCGAGGTGCCCGCTCTGAACATTCTGGCGATCGAGTGCGTCGGCCCCGCCCGCACGCGTGCGCCGGGCCTGCCGGATGCGGACTACGTCAACGACGGGCAGCTGACCAAACAACCGATTCGCGCGATCACGGTGTGCGCCTTGGCTCCTGCTGACGGGCAACTCCTCTGGGACGTGGGCGCGGGATCGGGGAGCGTCGCGATCGAGTGGCTGTTGCAGACGCGGAGCGGCCGCGCGATCGCCTTCGAGTCGCACCCCGAGCGCGCCGACCGGATCCGGGTGAACGCGCGCGAACACGGCGTCGCCGAGCGCCTCACGGTCGCCGGCGCGGCGCCGGCGGCGCTGTACGGAGCGCCCGACCCCGACACGATCTTCCTCGGCGGCGGACTGGACGCGGAACTCCTGGACACGTGCTGGGAGGCGCTCTCTGCGGGCGGCCGGCTGGTGGCGAACGCGGTGACCCTGGAGACCGAGCGGCTTCTGGTGGCGGCTCGCGAGGAACGCGGCGGCGAACTGGTCCGGCTGAGCCTCGAGCGCGCCGGCGCACTCGGTTCGATGACCGCCTGGCGGCCTGCGCTCCCGGTGGTGCAGTGGACGGTGGACCGGTGA
- a CDS encoding pyridoxamine 5'-phosphate oxidase family protein gives MARTVDDLSPEALALLGEYHLASLATLRADGTPHVVAVGFTFDGEAGKARVITFDGSQKVRNVERGGYAALTHVDGPRWLTLEGPARVRREPELVHDAERRYAQRYREPRPNPRRVVIEVDLARALGSAGMFRA, from the coding sequence ATGGCGCGCACCGTCGACGATCTCAGCCCGGAAGCCCTCGCCCTGCTCGGCGAGTACCACCTCGCCTCGCTCGCGACACTGCGGGCCGACGGCACGCCGCACGTCGTCGCCGTGGGATTCACCTTCGACGGCGAGGCCGGCAAGGCCCGGGTCATCACGTTCGACGGCAGCCAGAAGGTGCGCAACGTGGAGCGCGGGGGTTATGCGGCGCTGACGCACGTCGACGGCCCGCGCTGGCTCACGCTGGAGGGACCGGCACGGGTCCGCCGCGAACCGGAGCTGGTGCACGACGCCGAGCGCCGATACGCGCAGCGTTACCGCGAACCCCGGCCGAATCCCCGACGGGTGGTGATCGAGGTGGACCTCGCTCGGGCTCTCGGCTCGGCCGGAATGTTCCGCGCCTGA
- a CDS encoding cobalt-precorrin-6A reductase → MTDRSVLVLGGTGEARALAEELVAAGVPVISSLAGRVQNPRLPVGEVRIGGFGGVDGLAAWLRDERIRAVVDATHPFAAQITGNAAAACARAGVPLLRLLRPGWSPDGDARWTRVPDIVAAARIVADRGGRVLLTTGRQDASAFAAVENAWFLIRVVDPPTGPLPPRHRILASRGPYNLAGERKLLADNEIALLVTKNSGGDLTRAKLIAAAEAGIEVVMVDRPAEPAGLDRVESVEAARHWVCGTGSALPGPAAPGRSPG, encoded by the coding sequence ATGACTGACCGGTCCGTGCTCGTTCTCGGCGGCACCGGCGAGGCGCGCGCGCTCGCGGAGGAACTGGTGGCGGCAGGTGTGCCGGTGATCAGCTCACTCGCGGGGCGCGTGCAGAACCCCCGTCTGCCTGTCGGCGAGGTGCGCATCGGCGGGTTCGGCGGCGTCGACGGTCTCGCCGCCTGGTTGCGCGACGAGCGAATCCGCGCCGTGGTGGATGCGACGCACCCGTTCGCGGCGCAGATCACGGGGAACGCGGCTGCGGCCTGCGCGCGCGCGGGAGTTCCGCTGCTGAGGTTGCTCCGCCCGGGATGGAGTCCGGACGGGGACGCCCGGTGGACCCGGGTACCCGACATCGTCGCCGCGGCCCGGATCGTCGCCGACCGTGGCGGGCGAGTGCTTCTGACCACCGGGCGTCAGGACGCTTCCGCGTTCGCCGCTGTGGAGAACGCCTGGTTCCTGATCCGCGTGGTCGATCCGCCCACCGGACCGCTGCCGCCGCGGCACCGGATCCTGGCGTCGCGTGGGCCGTACAACCTGGCCGGTGAGCGGAAGCTGCTGGCGGACAACGAGATCGCCCTCCTGGTGACCAAGAACAGTGGCGGTGACCTCACCCGCGCCAAGCTGATCGCCGCGGCTGAGGCAGGCATCGAGGTGGTGATGGTGGACCGTCCCGCCGAGCCCGCGGGCCTGGACCGGGTGGAATCGGTCGAGGCTGCGCGGCACTGGGTCTGCGGCACCGGGTCTGCGCTACCGGGGCCTGCGGCACCGGGCCGGTCGCCCGGGTAG
- a CDS encoding SDR family NAD(P)-dependent oxidoreductase produces MGTIVVFGGRSEIGVATAVRLAAGRRVVLAARRPDDLAAESAELVAAGAAEVIPVAFDADDVASHPALVRSLTEDHGPIETAIVAFGILGDAARAETDVAHALQIAHTDYYAQISVITLLVNALRAQPSDSTVIVFSSVAGVRVRRANYVYGSTKAGLDGFASGLADALHGSNVRILLARPGFVIGNMTKELMASGTEPAPMSVTADQVADAVAAAHRKGRGEVWIPGRLRPVFFVMRLLPRAIWRRLPR; encoded by the coding sequence GTGGGAACGATCGTGGTCTTCGGCGGACGCAGTGAGATTGGGGTGGCGACCGCGGTGCGTCTCGCCGCGGGCAGACGGGTGGTCCTCGCGGCGCGCCGCCCAGACGATTTGGCGGCCGAGTCGGCGGAGTTGGTGGCTGCCGGCGCCGCCGAGGTGATCCCGGTGGCGTTCGACGCCGACGACGTGGCCTCACACCCGGCGCTGGTGCGCAGTCTGACCGAGGACCACGGGCCGATCGAGACGGCGATCGTCGCCTTCGGGATCCTGGGCGATGCCGCGCGTGCCGAGACCGACGTCGCACATGCGCTGCAGATCGCGCACACCGACTACTACGCGCAGATCAGTGTGATCACGTTGCTAGTCAATGCATTACGTGCGCAGCCCAGCGACTCCACGGTGATCGTGTTCTCATCCGTCGCGGGGGTACGGGTGCGGCGGGCCAACTACGTCTACGGCTCCACCAAAGCAGGTCTCGACGGATTCGCGAGCGGACTCGCCGATGCGCTGCACGGCAGCAACGTCCGCATCCTGCTCGCGCGCCCCGGGTTCGTGATCGGGAACATGACCAAGGAGCTCATGGCGTCGGGAACCGAACCGGCGCCGATGTCGGTGACGGCGGATCAGGTGGCCGATGCGGTGGCGGCGGCGCACAGGAAGGGGCGGGGCGAGGTCTGGATCCCCGGCCGCCTGCGCCCGGTGTTCTTCGTCATGCGGCTCCTGCCGCGGGCGATCTGGCGGCGGTTGCCGCGATGA
- the cobM gene encoding precorrin-4 C(11)-methyltransferase, giving the protein MTVYFIGAGPGAADLITVRGARLLARCRTCLYAGSLVPAELLDLLPDGAVVIDTARMPLDEIIAHLTAADAAGHHVARLHSGDLAVYSALSEQQRRLTALGIDYELVPGVPAFAAAAAALGSELTVPGVGQSLLITRVSTLSTDMPPGEDLETLARSGVTLALHLAAHRARQIVTALVPHYGADCPTATVAFASRAEEQIVRAPLGGLAEALGEAGITKTAVIFVGRVLDPSSSNVTDSYLYSHARMTKLREDSRRHD; this is encoded by the coding sequence GTGACCGTCTACTTCATCGGTGCCGGTCCCGGTGCTGCGGACCTGATCACCGTGCGTGGCGCGCGACTCCTGGCCAGGTGCCGGACCTGCCTCTACGCCGGGTCGCTGGTTCCGGCGGAGTTGCTCGACCTGCTCCCCGACGGGGCCGTGGTGATCGACACCGCCCGGATGCCGCTCGACGAGATCATCGCTCATCTGACGGCGGCCGACGCCGCCGGTCACCACGTCGCCAGGCTGCACTCCGGCGATCTGGCCGTCTATTCGGCGCTCAGCGAGCAGCAGCGCCGGCTGACCGCGCTCGGCATCGACTACGAACTGGTGCCGGGGGTTCCGGCGTTCGCCGCGGCCGCCGCGGCGCTCGGCAGTGAACTGACGGTCCCGGGAGTCGGGCAGAGCCTGCTGATCACGCGGGTGTCCACGCTGTCGACTGACATGCCTCCGGGCGAGGATCTGGAGACTCTCGCCCGCAGCGGGGTGACTTTGGCGTTGCACCTGGCTGCGCACCGTGCCCGGCAGATCGTCACGGCACTGGTGCCGCACTACGGCGCGGACTGTCCGACCGCCACCGTCGCGTTCGCCTCCCGCGCAGAGGAGCAGATCGTGCGCGCACCGCTGGGTGGGCTCGCGGAAGCTCTCGGCGAGGCGGGGATCACCAAGACCGCGGTGATCTTCGTCGGGCGCGTCCTGGATCCGTCGTCGTCGAACGTCACCGACAGCTATCTGTATTCGCACGCGCGGATGACGAAACTGCGTGAGGACTCCCGCCGCCATGACTGA
- a CDS encoding 5'-3' exonuclease, producing MLLDGASLWFRSFYALPEKMTAPDGRSVNAVRGFLDTIAALVTAHQPTRLVVCLDLDWRPAFRTELIPSYKAHRVAEGGDGLAEEVPDTLTPQVDMILEALRCAGIETAGAPGCEADDVLGTLAFEETDDDVLVVSGDRDLLQVVADDPVAVRVLYVGRGLARAELMGPAEVAEKYALPIERAGAAYAEMAILRGDPSDGLPGVKGIGDKTAAKLIRTYGDLTALEEAAREPGSGISPRIAGALEQSADYLRAARTVVAVRTDAPVGFSRDDDTLPAGPDDADGLAALVSELGIDASVQRLSSALGW from the coding sequence ATGCTCCTCGACGGCGCGAGTCTCTGGTTCCGTTCGTTCTACGCGCTCCCGGAGAAGATGACCGCACCGGACGGCCGCTCGGTGAACGCGGTGCGGGGCTTCCTCGACACCATCGCCGCCCTGGTCACGGCACACCAGCCGACCCGGCTGGTGGTGTGCCTGGATCTGGACTGGCGACCGGCCTTCCGCACCGAGCTGATTCCGTCGTACAAGGCGCACCGCGTCGCCGAAGGGGGCGACGGGCTGGCCGAGGAGGTCCCGGACACACTCACCCCGCAGGTCGACATGATCCTCGAGGCACTCCGATGCGCAGGCATCGAAACCGCAGGGGCGCCGGGGTGCGAGGCCGACGACGTCCTGGGCACTCTCGCCTTCGAGGAGACCGACGACGACGTCCTCGTGGTGAGCGGCGACCGCGACCTACTGCAGGTGGTCGCCGACGATCCGGTCGCAGTGCGCGTGCTCTACGTGGGCCGCGGGCTGGCCCGGGCCGAGCTGATGGGACCCGCCGAGGTCGCCGAGAAGTACGCCCTCCCGATCGAGCGGGCCGGAGCCGCGTACGCCGAGATGGCGATCCTGCGCGGCGATCCGTCAGACGGGTTGCCCGGCGTCAAGGGGATCGGCGACAAGACAGCCGCCAAGCTCATCAGGACGTACGGCGATCTGACGGCGTTGGAGGAGGCCGCACGCGAACCGGGATCGGGAATCTCGCCACGCATCGCCGGGGCGCTGGAGCAGTCCGCCGACTACCTGCGCGCCGCCCGCACCGTCGTCGCGGTCCGCACCGACGCTCCTGTCGGCTTCAGCCGCGACGACGACACCCTGCCCGCCGGGCCGGACGACGCCGACGGCCTCGCCGCACTGGTGTCCGAGCTCGGCATCGACGCCAGCGTTCAGCGCCTGTCGTCCGCGCTCGGCTGGTAG